One window of Desulfonatronovibrio magnus genomic DNA carries:
- a CDS encoding GxxExxY protein, translating into MDVNELTYAINGAIYEVNKVLGAGFLEKVYEQALMVELEKRGLRAENQVSITVWYKDLVVGEYFADIVVEDQVIVELKVVGGLSGVHEAQMLNYLKATGFKVGLLVNFEYPKAVIKRYML; encoded by the coding sequence ATGGATGTCAATGAGCTGACATATGCCATTAACGGGGCGATATATGAAGTGAACAAGGTGCTTGGAGCCGGATTTCTGGAGAAGGTCTATGAACAAGCCCTGATGGTTGAGCTTGAAAAGCGAGGGTTGAGGGCTGAGAACCAAGTTTCCATTACTGTGTGGTACAAAGACTTGGTGGTTGGCGAGTATTTTGCTGATATCGTGGTGGAAGACCAAGTCATTGTGGAGTTGAAGGTGGTAGGGGGGTTGAGTGGTGTACACGAGGCGCAGATGCTGAACTATCTAAAGGCGACCGGATTCAAGGTGGGACTGCTGGTAAACTTTGAATATCCCAAGGCTGTGATCAAGCGCTACATGCTGTGA